From a single Armatimonadota bacterium genomic region:
- a CDS encoding 4-hydroxy-tetrahydrodipicolinate reductase, producing the protein MTRVAVAGACGRMGREVVKAVSGAPDMELVGAYDRTSDFASTAALGPDLPDVPISQKLGAMLDGCHPDVLVEFTHLAGAADHAISALKRNCAVVIGTSGLGSQDLRSIQMAVEDSGTPAILVPNFAIGAVLMMQFAERAAAFFPQVEVIELHHEQKLDAPSGTAWHTAERIATARGENAPRRLQGEVQKADGARGGDVKGVRVHSVRLPGYVASQEVLFGGPGERLSVRHDSVDRAGFMPGVLLAIRKIQGRNGFLTGLESLMD; encoded by the coding sequence GTGACGCGCGTTGCGGTGGCGGGGGCCTGCGGGCGCATGGGCCGGGAAGTGGTTAAAGCCGTCTCCGGTGCCCCGGATATGGAACTCGTCGGAGCCTATGACCGGACAAGCGACTTCGCCTCGACAGCGGCGTTGGGCCCCGATTTGCCAGATGTCCCGATCAGCCAAAAACTCGGAGCAATGCTGGACGGATGCCACCCCGACGTGTTGGTCGAGTTCACCCATTTGGCGGGTGCGGCCGACCATGCCATAAGCGCTTTGAAACGCAATTGTGCGGTGGTGATTGGCACTAGCGGCTTGGGTTCCCAAGACCTCCGTTCGATCCAAATGGCGGTCGAAGATTCCGGGACCCCGGCGATCCTGGTGCCCAATTTTGCAATCGGTGCGGTGTTGATGATGCAGTTTGCCGAGAGGGCCGCGGCCTTTTTCCCTCAAGTCGAGGTGATTGAGTTGCACCACGAGCAAAAGCTGGATGCACCGAGCGGAACCGCATGGCACACGGCAGAACGGATTGCTACCGCCCGGGGGGAGAATGCGCCGCGCCGCCTACAAGGGGAAGTCCAAAAGGCAGATGGGGCCCGTGGCGGGGATGTCAAAGGGGTGCGTGTGCATTCCGTGAGGTTGCCCGGCTACGTGGCCAGCCAAGAAGTGCTGTTCGGCGGCCCTGGCGAGCGGCTTTCGGTGCGGCACGATTCGGTCGACCGGGCCGGTTTCATGCCCGGGGTCTTGCTGGCCATCCGCAAAATCCAAGGGCGGAACGGGTTTTTGACCGGCCTGGAATCGCTGATGGATTAG
- the traF gene encoding conjugal transfer protein TraF — protein MNRPLAILAAAAIAATGSADWVFGSGRYNGMGRAGLALPGDYIYSGRLNPAMYGLAPSSFRFQVPRFSFRLDGVGFNDVQDFFGDVNGGGLDNDKLAEAARRLGDGDFQFGAGTGLGFLFNGFALDFEGDAVVAGLPNAALQTWVGSGAQGNVPLASRLDAYGLGGYQIGVGYGRRLNTPGDMDLSIGARAKFVRSYFTHRFADANSIQNNTAGALSPEMGGKDVLDESGFGLDLGLVASTSKDRGYFAGLTVENLIVPKTTFDALAPNLSTNTVRPYSRTVNTGFGYLAPGKFVFAADFVDVFNGAAQQELRVGSELTLGRFALRGGYESRSGFTAGAGFGGFNIAFGGNSSAALSYALRF, from the coding sequence ATGAACCGCCCCCTTGCCATCCTTGCCGCCGCTGCAATCGCCGCCACAGGTTCTGCCGACTGGGTCTTCGGTTCTGGCCGCTACAACGGTATGGGCCGTGCCGGATTGGCCCTTCCTGGCGATTACATCTATTCCGGGCGCCTCAACCCCGCCATGTACGGGTTAGCCCCGTCCAGCTTCCGATTCCAGGTTCCCCGGTTCTCGTTTCGGCTCGATGGAGTTGGGTTCAATGATGTCCAAGACTTTTTTGGCGATGTCAACGGCGGGGGGCTAGATAACGACAAATTGGCCGAAGCCGCCCGCCGGCTCGGAGATGGGGATTTCCAATTCGGGGCGGGGACCGGGCTCGGATTTTTGTTCAACGGGTTCGCCTTGGATTTTGAAGGGGACGCCGTTGTTGCCGGCCTCCCCAACGCGGCCCTCCAAACTTGGGTCGGTTCAGGCGCCCAGGGCAATGTTCCGCTCGCGTCGCGCCTCGACGCCTATGGGCTCGGGGGATACCAGATTGGGGTCGGATACGGCCGGAGGCTCAACACCCCCGGCGACATGGATCTTTCCATTGGGGCAAGGGCCAAATTCGTCCGCAGCTATTTCACCCACCGCTTTGCCGATGCCAACAGCATCCAAAACAACACCGCCGGGGCCCTCAGCCCAGAAATGGGGGGCAAGGACGTCCTCGATGAAAGTGGGTTCGGTTTGGATCTCGGGCTGGTGGCAAGCACCTCTAAAGATCGGGGTTACTTTGCCGGCTTGACGGTTGAAAATCTGATCGTTCCCAAAACCACGTTCGACGCCCTCGCCCCCAACCTCTCTACCAACACCGTCCGGCCCTACTCGCGCACCGTCAACACCGGGTTTGGCTACCTGGCACCCGGCAAGTTTGTCTTCGCAGCGGATTTCGTCGATGTGTTCAACGGTGCGGCCCAACAGGAACTCCGGGTCGGATCCGAACTCACGCTCGGCCGTTTCGCCCTCCGGGGAGGATATGAATCTCGCTCGGGGTTCACCGCCGGGGCGGGTTTCGGGGGTTTTAACATCGCCTTTGGCGGGAATTCCAGCGCGGCCCTTTCTTATGCGCTCCGGTTCTGA
- a CDS encoding lytic transglycosylase domain-containing protein has translation MPGNLPDLKTNPLQDGPQLSADFLALVAPYTDFILKQNRKLSPAQAQHIAETILAYSAHYGVDPRLVMALVLCESNFDPNSTSGAGAQGLGQLMPGTARGLGVGNSYDTEENLYGTVKLLRGNLDKYTAKTGDSFEGLVLALAAYNAGPGAVSKHGGVPPYRETQNYVRKVIATYKKLCGE, from the coding sequence ATGCCGGGCAACCTGCCAGACCTCAAAACCAATCCCCTGCAGGACGGTCCGCAACTCTCGGCCGACTTCTTGGCCCTCGTTGCCCCGTACACGGATTTCATCCTCAAGCAAAACCGCAAACTCTCGCCCGCCCAGGCCCAACACATCGCGGAGACCATCCTCGCCTACAGTGCTCATTACGGGGTTGACCCCCGGCTGGTCATGGCACTTGTTTTGTGCGAGTCGAATTTCGACCCCAACTCCACCAGCGGGGCAGGAGCCCAAGGGCTCGGCCAACTCATGCCCGGCACCGCCCGGGGGCTCGGCGTCGGCAACAGCTACGACACCGAAGAAAACCTCTACGGCACCGTCAAGCTCCTTCGCGGCAACCTGGACAAATACACCGCCAAAACCGGCGACTCGTTCGAAGGTTTGGTCCTGGCTTTGGCCGCGTATAACGCCGGCCCGGGGGCCGTATCCAAGCATGGCGGCGTTCCGCCCTACCGCGAAACGCAGAACTACGTCCGCAAGGTCATTGCGACATACAAAAAGCTCTGCGGAGAGTGA
- a CDS encoding FAD-dependent oxidoreductase translates to MRVAVVGAGMAGLGAARTLHAAGIATVVFEKSRGLGGRVATRRIGPYVFDHGATIISPRGTELEQVILDSLPREELVEIDRPIHMASGDRVTPVDPEGGKLRRFSYRQGNNTLAKLLADGLDVRLETQVQSLEKSDHHYRIGGEAFSHVVLTPPLPQAEALLASANDRRTFAGSQYRQCLSVMFCVDEELDRPYHALIDPDQSQPLTWLSLEHVKVPGGFRAPKGKSAVLAQMSARYSRYSFERPDEDILAETWVDVRRVLHISRPDFIEAQVKRWRYSHAANTVGFESANPEGAKILVAGDGLSGARIHQAYSAGVRAAKQIMETV, encoded by the coding sequence GTGAGGGTTGCGGTCGTTGGGGCCGGCATGGCCGGGCTCGGGGCGGCCAGAACCCTCCATGCGGCGGGGATTGCCACGGTGGTTTTTGAAAAATCCCGGGGGCTAGGTGGGCGCGTTGCCACCCGCCGGATCGGGCCATACGTGTTTGACCATGGCGCGACCATTATCTCACCGCGGGGGACGGAGCTGGAACAGGTGATTTTGGACAGCCTTCCCCGGGAGGAACTGGTGGAAATCGACCGCCCGATCCATATGGCTTCGGGCGACCGGGTGACCCCGGTCGATCCGGAAGGGGGCAAGCTGAGGAGGTTTTCCTACCGGCAAGGCAACAACACCTTGGCGAAGCTGTTGGCGGATGGATTGGACGTCCGGTTGGAGACCCAAGTCCAATCGCTCGAAAAATCGGACCACCATTACCGGATCGGGGGGGAGGCCTTCAGCCACGTCGTATTGACCCCCCCTTTGCCCCAGGCCGAAGCCCTGTTGGCATCGGCGAACGACCGGCGCACCTTTGCCGGTTCCCAATACCGGCAATGTTTGAGCGTGATGTTTTGCGTCGATGAAGAATTGGACCGCCCGTATCATGCCTTGATCGACCCGGACCAGTCGCAGCCGTTGACGTGGCTCAGCTTAGAGCATGTGAAGGTTCCGGGCGGGTTCCGGGCCCCAAAGGGGAAATCGGCTGTCTTGGCCCAGATGAGCGCGCGGTACAGCCGTTACAGCTTTGAGCGACCGGACGAGGACATCTTGGCTGAGACATGGGTGGATGTCCGGCGCGTGCTGCACATTTCCCGGCCCGATTTCATTGAAGCTCAGGTGAAGCGGTGGCGGTACAGCCATGCGGCGAACACGGTGGGGTTTGAATCGGCAAACCCAGAAGGGGCTAAGATTTTGGTTGCGGGTGACGGTTTGAGCGGAGCCCGGATCCACCAAGCTTATTCGGCCGGGGTCCGCGCGGCGAAACAGATCATGGAAACGGTATGA
- a CDS encoding SRPBCC family protein, with product MPTKVYETRIRASVQSVWDFLASPLSLRLLTPPDQEMEIVSKDNQLREGVVQEFKTKQLGIWVTWKIRVTKVSAPRAYTYSGIKTPFKEFTHHVDLIDDCGESIVRETVHYELKGGAIGNLVNAVSSDERLDKYFKFRQRTLRNHMETSKAAINAELFEKETEYVSDFALDEQKPVG from the coding sequence ATGCCGACTAAAGTGTACGAAACCCGCATCCGGGCCTCCGTGCAAAGCGTCTGGGACTTCCTGGCTTCCCCCCTTTCGCTGAGGCTCCTCACACCCCCCGACCAAGAAATGGAGATCGTCTCCAAAGACAACCAACTCCGAGAAGGGGTAGTGCAAGAATTCAAAACCAAGCAACTCGGCATTTGGGTCACTTGGAAAATCAGGGTCACCAAAGTCTCAGCCCCCCGCGCCTACACCTATTCCGGCATCAAGACCCCGTTCAAGGAATTCACCCACCACGTCGACCTCATCGACGATTGCGGCGAATCCATCGTGAGGGAAACCGTTCATTACGAACTCAAGGGCGGGGCAATCGGGAACCTGGTCAACGCGGTCAGTTCCGATGAGCGGCTTGACAAATACTTCAAATTTCGGCAACGGACCCTGCGCAACCACATGGAAACCAGCAAAGCCGCCATCAACGCCGAACTTTTTGAAAAAGAAACGGAATATGTCAGCGACTTCGCCCTAGACGAGCAGAAACCCGTCGGCTAA
- a CDS encoding FAD-dependent oxidoreductase has product MQKPVVVVGAGLAGLVCARRLQQAGLDVVVIDGADAPGGRVRTDRVDGFLLDRGFQVYFEAYPNARLELDLGRLRLKDFEPGCLVFDGRKMREVHREHILQSAFGGWVSVNDLMRFYQLGADLDKMSESDIWAMEDVPLGQFLAARKVSASAIDRFVRPFFGGVFLDRSLDVSCRPFAFYWQMLDRSPATIPALGMQAIPEQILEGVDPGSLRMGARAVALHRDAGRVAGVVLDSGETLAAESVVLAVDQPESCRLSGIGTPWTFKSCATVHFAAAERPWHESILMLNGTDTGLVNHVACLTNASRELAPAGQHLVAATVLGRPRGTDLNLAKSVQYELSGWFKDQKVDSWRPLRVDRIPRAQMPQPAGFERFLTPQTPEPGLVVAGEHTTYAGLDGAVLSGQQAAAHVLSPDREPVGA; this is encoded by the coding sequence ATGCAAAAACCTGTGGTTGTGGTGGGCGCCGGTCTGGCGGGGTTGGTCTGCGCCCGGCGGTTGCAGCAGGCGGGTCTGGATGTCGTGGTCATTGATGGTGCGGATGCGCCGGGGGGCCGCGTGCGCACAGACCGCGTGGACGGTTTTTTGCTGGACCGGGGCTTCCAGGTTTACTTCGAGGCTTATCCCAATGCCCGCCTGGAACTCGACCTCGGGCGTTTGCGGCTGAAAGACTTTGAACCGGGCTGCCTGGTTTTTGACGGCCGCAAAATGCGCGAGGTGCACCGTGAGCACATCCTGCAGTCGGCGTTCGGCGGTTGGGTCTCGGTGAACGACCTGATGCGGTTCTACCAGTTAGGGGCCGATCTGGACAAGATGTCGGAATCGGACATTTGGGCGATGGAGGATGTGCCGCTCGGGCAATTCTTGGCTGCCCGCAAGGTCAGCGCATCAGCGATCGATCGGTTTGTGCGCCCGTTCTTCGGTGGGGTCTTTTTGGATCGGTCACTTGACGTGAGTTGCCGTCCATTTGCGTTTTATTGGCAGATGCTCGACCGTTCTCCGGCGACGATCCCGGCCCTGGGTATGCAGGCCATCCCCGAGCAGATTTTGGAGGGGGTCGACCCTGGTTCGCTGCGTATGGGCGCGCGGGCGGTTGCGTTGCACCGCGATGCGGGGCGGGTGGCGGGTGTCGTTTTGGATTCTGGCGAAACGTTGGCGGCGGAATCGGTCGTTTTGGCAGTGGATCAGCCCGAGAGCTGCCGCTTGAGTGGGATCGGTACTCCGTGGACATTCAAATCTTGCGCGACCGTGCACTTTGCGGCGGCCGAGCGCCCTTGGCACGAGTCGATTCTGATGCTGAACGGTACAGATACCGGCTTGGTCAACCATGTCGCCTGCCTCACGAATGCGAGCCGGGAGCTTGCCCCGGCTGGTCAGCACTTGGTGGCGGCGACGGTGCTGGGTCGCCCACGGGGCACTGATTTGAACCTGGCGAAATCAGTCCAATATGAACTGAGCGGGTGGTTTAAAGACCAGAAGGTGGACTCCTGGCGGCCCTTGCGTGTGGATCGGATCCCCCGCGCCCAAATGCCGCAACCAGCAGGGTTTGAACGGTTCCTGACGCCCCAAACCCCAGAACCGGGCTTGGTGGTTGCCGGCGAACACACGACCTATGCCGGGCTTGATGGGGCGGTTCTGAGCGGCCAGCAGGCCGCCGCCCATGTGCTGAGTCCGGACCGGGAGCCGGTCGGGGCGTGA